Part of the Epinephelus fuscoguttatus linkage group LG24, E.fuscoguttatus.final_Chr_v1 genome, acaaattttCCCCAAGGCCATCTTGAAATATTAGGTTCATGAGAGTGAGACGGAGGctaagtcacagtgaccttgaccattgaGCTTTGGCCTTCGGTTGATCCTTGGATGAaagttgacatttgtgccaaagttgaaaataattttcctcaaggccttcttgacaTAGTAGGTTCATGAGAATGAACAgaagcaaggtcacagtgacctctgacctttgaccaccaaaatcaagtTGGttgttgttgagtccaagtttACGTTTATGtcagatttgaagaaattccctgaaggccTTTTTGAAAAATAACTAATTATTACAATGACTTTTACATTTGACCTTTGGCCACAGGTTCATCCTTGACTGAaagttgacatttgtgccaaatttggaaaaaaaaaacacaaaaaaacctcaaggccttcttgagatattgcctTTACGAGAACGAAATGGAGGCAACCTCACAAtggctttgacctttgaccttattCATCTTTGGCTGAaagttgacatttgtgccaaatttaaaaaataaaattcccTCAAAGCCATGTTGAGATACtagagaatgagacagacagaccggCAACCTGAAAACATGAAACTAGTTGTTTGTCTTTCCTCAGTAGTGAGATCTTTATTGACACAACACATTCATCAGTTATGAGACCGAACCTGGACCTTTGACGTAACGAGGAcaggccaaaatgtcctcacaatgCAGACATGTCCCCACAGTGATGGTTAAAAACTGAAACCGTACCTTACAGAGAGGGTAATACAAGAGCGCCTGCCTCAACCAGCTCTGAGTTCGGCCttaaaggcttttattttggggATTTTCTGGTTTTCTAATTGATAACTTGGAGCAGATTGCAGAGAGCtgcagcccacacacacacacacacacacacacacactgcagactgcatcacacacagctgcagtgcCTCAGACAAAGGACCTCGTTTCATGTCATCGGTTAGGCTGAACTTTTACTGCAGTGACTGATTGATTAAActattgattgattaattgattgattgatgtaaGATGATGTAATCAAATGATGTAATCAGCATCATGATGTCATCCTGTTCAGCTGCAGTTTAagaataattattttcattgagGTGTTTTTTGTCTCAAATTGATCAACATGTTGATTATTGATCTCCTTATTGATTACTGGCTGATTGATCATCTTTGTCTCACCCTGCCTCTGTTCTctaacacgtgtgtgtgtgtgtgtgtgtgtgtgtgtgtagcatgtAACGGGCTGACTCAGCATGGTTACAGCCGAACAGTCGGTTCTCAGCTGCACCCGCCCGGCCCCACCCCCCGCCCATCCTCCTCTGGCCTCGACCAATCAGAGGGCAGCAAAGCGCGCAGAGGGTGGAAGGACAAAAGCAGGAGGATGGttagtgacacacacacacacacacacacacacacaacaataatACGGACGCTGTGTTGACTCATGAATATTAATGAGGCAGAGACGACTGCAGCAGAGCAGCGACACACCAACACCAACGCACATGTgtgtagacagacagacagacagacatctaAGGAACCATAACAGTACAGTTCATCCATTTAAAAGAACACGTTCCTCTGCCATGTagaacaggaagtgaaagcAAAGTCCATCTGCCATAAAACCAGCACAGTCGCCTGAATAAATGTTCACTGTTCATTTCTGTGAACCGCGGATACGTAACAATTGTACGTTATAACTTAAGGTGTCAACAGCAGTGTGAATAATATCTGGTTGGATTCACAAAAACTACTTTGTTATtgtcaggaaaagatcacttTTAACTATAAATACGTGGTCATGGTGGCTGAAACGCCACGTGAAATGTAGCAATGTCTTGGAACTatctccacatttggtgcctacaCAGTTGCTTGAAGACGCAGCAATGACTCgttggtgttgaacagtggtctgcatcCCGGCAGGCGTCTCTCCGAGGTGTCACATCcaccgtcccctccacctcctgatgacagtcagctcagACACTAGTATTTATATGATGCGTATGAAACGTAGAAATGTAACGTACCTGTGGTTTCCAGAACCGTACGATACTGACATTTCCTTCTGGTGACTGAAGTGATTAAACTGTATCTCACCAAAGTCGACCTGCTCTGTGAAGGTGTGCTGGCTCTCAAAATAAAACGCCACCACAGGTTCAGATAAGATTAATGGAATGAATTTTCAGATGAACATACACCTACTGACACATGCCAAAATGAAACTGTTGAAACCAGCCAGGTTTATAAAGCCGTTTCCTGCATCAGTGGAGAATGGCTTTGCtttgctgccatctgctggtcaaACTGAAGTACTGACACAGTCATGACACCACTGCTTGCCAtctgtgtgtctcctctctcactcattcacacttcATTCATCCATATCTTCTCTGCTTCTCACCCCTGTTGTTTCAGAGGTCCAGGTTCCTCGACTGTCTCTCTCAGTCGTGCTTTTCAGTTTGTTTCAAGTTTTCAGTTTGGAGGAGAAAGGTAAAGAAACTAGACTGAAGTAGACTAGACTAGAGTGAAGTAGATTAGAGTACCATTCCCTGTCACACCCAATCAGACGTCACCAGACTCTGGTTAAACCTCATCTTAAAATACAGCTTGACTATCACGTCAGGTTTATTCCACACCACTCTGCTGCAGCTAGATTGTTCTCGGCTAAACCAAACCAACTCCTCATCCGTCTTAAACAAGACTCTGATGGAGTAAACTAGATTTGTCTCTGGTTACACTCGACCCCAACAGGTTTTACGAGATGCTAGTGGGCTGTAACTTGAGACCAATCTGTCCTGAGGTTTTAAATTTAAACTACAGGGCTAAACTAGAagtaaggcccagacacaccagacCAACTTCAGTCTTGGGATTTCGATAGATTCGGTCTGGCTAAATTAGACCTAACTGGGGTTAAAGTGGGATCGGTTTCTTCTGGGATTAAACCTAAGTGTTTTAACTTAAACTGAAACTTACCTCCTTGGGTTGCACTCTGCTGGGGTTGAATCTGATGGTAAACCAGGCCATACTGGGTTTAAACTCAACTCTGAACATGCTAAACAAATGTGTATGTTAACTGCGTTTTTGTTCTCAGTCCTCAGCGTGCtcagatgaagaggagaggTTCATCTTGAACAACACGCGACCTCTGACCCCCCTGGTCCTCAACCCCGTCCACCGCACCTCCTGTTGGGAAGTCTTTGCCCCCACTTATGAGCTGACAGCGGACACGGAGATAGAGCCGACCCCCCGGCTTCCGACTccagaggagaggatgaggcAGCAGGCGGAGGCAGTCCCAGCTGATATAGTCCCAATCAATATAACAGGTAGGACCAGACTGGACTGGACAAGACTATCAAAGAGTCTTAAATTCAAGATTCATCCCGGACTTGAGATTTGATGTGGATTTGACTTGACTTAGACACAAGCAAAGATTTGGACTTGGGCTGCCTTGGGGTTTCACTCTTTTTTtgtatacaatatatatatactttattaatccccctgaggggaaattcaattttttcactcttgtgtcattaacacacaggtccgaaatacacacacatgctccaACACACGACTCAACTTGACCAGGGTTGAGATTTGACCCAAGATTCAACTTAGAATATTGACTTTAGTCTGGACTTGACTCAGACTTAGGACTTGAGAGTCATCTTATCCTTGAAACTTAAAGACTCAACTCCCACTTGAGACCTGACTCAGACTTGGACTTGGGATTCAACTAATTCTTGAAACTTCGAGACTTCGAGACTCAGCTCTCACTTGAGACGCAACtcagacttgagacttgacttggacaTGAGGTTTAACTTATTTTTGAAACTTGGAGACTTAACTCACACTTGAGACATTACTCAGACTTggaacttgacttggacttgagatTAAACTTATTCTTGAAACTTTGAGACTCAAGTCCCACTTGAGACCTGACTCAGACTTGGGGCTTGACTTGAATCTAGCATTTGACTCCAACTTGGTGTATTGCACAGACTTGACTTGAACatgagacttgacttggacttggcGTTTGACTCTGACTTTGATATAGGATTTTAATCCGACTTGAAATTTGACTTGAAGTTAAGACTCAACTTGGAATGGGACAGAGCTTTAACTCAGACTTTTGTCTCAAGCTTGACTTGAACTTGACCCTGATTTGGAGCTGAAGGCAGACTTGAAACTCAACACCAACTCAGCATGTGACTTGGACTTGGGACTCCCCTCGGACTTGGAACTTGTTAAATTGACAGAATCTCttcttattttgttgtattttcataCATGTGCGTGCTTCAGGAGCAAGTTTTGATCGTCAGGCCAGCTTTCGAAAAGTGGTTTCTAACACCGACTCGTTATCCCGGCAACCCCGCAACCTGAGCCGCCGCAAGACAGTAACCGGGGTACCTGATGATGTCAGCAGGAAACGTGGTATAAGCTCCGCCCATTCATTACCAATTAGCTGTTTTCTATTTCACACCATCTCCGCGTCTCTTCGTTTATGCACTCTGTTCTTATCTTCTGTCTTTCCAGACTCTCCTTCGGTTTCTTCCATTCTTCCTGGTCAGTTCTCCACCGTTGGTCGAACTGCCTCATCCTCCTGCAACTCTGCCCACCAACAGGAGAACAAAGGGGAGGAGGTGGAAAGGGGAGAGGTCAGAGTGGAGGGGCAGGTCCCAGCAAGGAGGATCCGAGCCCCAAGAGGAAGGGGAATGTCCAGCCTCATGGCCTCTCTTACCTCCTGCCCACCCGTCGACtactcttcatcctcctcagaGGTCCACAGCCTCCCCCGCATGGCAACCAACTCCTCCCTGAACTCTGAGGCCAGCTGTAGCAGTGCCTCCTACAGGACACTCAGTGCCTCCTCCTCTTGTTGCCAGGTAGGAGAAACTGTGGTCAAAAGTAAGCCAGTAACTACAACAAAGAATTCGattgttaagattttttttttttcttctccagtCGCAGGATCTACAGGGTTTCCCCAGCGACCTCCAGCCCCTGCTGCCCTTTGACCCCACTGCCAGAGTCATCCCCcagtctccctcctcctcctcctcttctttacCTTCCTCCCCAgtcacctcctccctccccaGTACCCCCAGCCGTGCCCTGCAACCAGAGTGGTCTTACCCTAGCAATAAGTCCCTGAATGAGGCTGCCCAACATCGCAGTTCCCTGTCCTCCTCCCACtacctctcttcctcttccatcGCGGAGTCTGAGTCAGGGTTTGGCTACCAGACTCTGGATGACCAGACCCCCACCCAGCAAGAGACGTGGAACTACCAGCCCCTGTCTCCCAGCTCCAGCATCCATAGCAGCCAGACCGGGAGTGACTGGACAGGCATTACCCAGGAAATGAGATGTGTTTCTGGGGAAGGTTGGAGCTGCGATCCCCTGCTTTCCTCTGGTCGCTCCACCCCCTCTCACGCTGACTGCAACTCTTTGTGTTCAGAGAAGAGGCCCACCTCTCCCTTGCTAAATTGGGAGAAAAGAAAGCACAGCACTTCCTCTTCATACTCGTGCAGCAGCACACGCAGCATCTCCCTCCGCAAGTCCAAGCGCCCGCCTCCTCCGCCATTGCGCTCTGACTCTCTGAGGCGCCGCCCGGGTCGTAGCAAACCCTCCCGCTCCTCCTCTAGTCCCCGTCCGGTGTGGAGCCCCCACCTGGAGCACACCACCCATCAGACCCCTGCATCATCCCCACAGACCTTTGATGACCCCTGGGTACCCCGAAGCAGCACCAAAAGACGCCAGAGTGGGTTTAACTGTGGGACAGTAACAACCTTTGAACCTCTAAGCCCTGACTGCCAGGCGGCTACCTCCACTGATGATCCTACTACTGAACAGCTACTGCCGAGCTCCGGGCACCCACATGCCCACGTCTTCACTCCTGAGTCTCCAGGCTCAGAGGAGGGGCTAAAACTTTCTCTCAACCCCCAACCAGCTGCCTCTTCTGTGGCCGGGCTTCAGCGCCTTGCTTCACCATCCAGTGGCTACTCCAGCCAGTCCAACACCCCTACACCTGGCACTCCTGtgtcctcccccctctccccctcctcgcCTCTCGCAGCAAGCCCTGGAGCCTTCTCCCTCCCCCCGACCTCCCCCTTCTCCTCTTTACACTCATCTTCCTTCCCCCTGTGCCCTGCCGTCTCCTCCGTGCCCAGGGTGATGTCTCAGGCCGAAGGGAAGCCGAAGCCACCGGTGCCAGAGAGGAAGTCGTCACTCTTCTCATCCCTGTCCTCCTCattttcctccacctcctccctctcctcttgcaCCTCCTCAGACTCCTCTGCCAAGCATCCTCTTCTCCCcgccccacctcctcctcctcctctaccaAAGTCTTCCTCTCCTTCGCCTCCTGTCTTCTACTCCCCCTTTCCCGAGTcccttcctccacctcctcctcttcctcagcccTGCCAGCCTGCTCCTTCCTTCACCAaactctctgctgctcctcctcctctaccatcatcccttcctcctccacctcccccacctcctccccctcctcctcttccacccTCATCCCTCCCTAgtcctcctcctctacctccttCCTCAcggcctcctcctcccccctacTCCTACACTGTCAGACAGACCTCCCACGGTCTTGTGTCCACCACGTCATCATCAACCAACTTCCCTCCTCCACCAACCTCTCCCCCTCTGCCCccatcttctcctctccctccctcgtCAGAACTCTCAGAATTGCCAATTGCTGAtcttcctccaccaccaccaccacctcctcctcctctccccgcATCCCCTGCCACCCCCCTTTCCCCACCAGGCCTTGGCAAGTCCCCAAACCTCTATGTTAAAGTGGCCACGACCCCCTGCCCTCTGGTCACTGCCCAAGCTTTGCAGGGTGTCAAACTCCGCTCCATCAAGAACGAAAAAGGTCTCACTAGCATCATGCTAACTGATGCTGCATCTGCTGATGCTACACCACATAACCAAGCTGACACATTGTCAGCTGATGCTAATCATGCTAATACTCTCCCTGATCTACCAAACAAAGAAGTTCCTCCAGGCAGTGCTGCGCTGGCTAATGCTAATCTTGATAGCCAGGCTAGCACTGAAGATACACTAGTTGGAGCTGGATCACAAAATGCTGCCTGTCATCTCTGGAGCAATGAACCCAACATAACTTTAACAGGTAATGCTAATGTCAATTGCCCTGCTAATGGTTTTGCAAAGCGACCTGGATGCAAATCTGATCATGATAACCACAACCTTCACAACCTTACAAAACGTGATGTGGGGACATCCAAAGAAGAGTCATCTTATACTAATCTAGTGAGCATAGGAGGCATTGCCGCTAGCCCAGCTAACCAAAGATGCTCTGGGCCGAAGGTAACCAACGGGGAAACTCCTCAAGACATCCAGTACAATGAACAGGAGAAGGAAAACTCAGTCCCCAGCTCAGATAGTCCCTGGGTCAAAATGCCTTGTGGTGCTGACataaaccacaaaaacacaattattcaACATCCGTTTTTGCACCAACCGGTCACGGATATAACAGTGCCAGACACTAAGCTAACTGTAGAGAAACAGGGAAACACAGACTCTTCGTACTGGACCCTCTCTGGAACAAAACAAGAGTCTCACAGAGAAGGCGGAACAACACTGTCAGAGAGCAGAGATGAGATAGAGACACATGATAAGAATAATTCAGAAATATGGAACGGTGCAGCTGATGAGGTTTCAGCAGCATATAGGGATCTTAAACAGAGTAATAGGATCTGTCAGCCAGGAAGCTCAAGGAAACTCCGCTCCCCAGAGAAGCCGACCCTGCCAAAGAAGCCCAATCTTTGCATTTTGGGTCTCATGCCATCCCCTGAGGCCACCCAAGGACCAGGTGGGTGGAAGAGCGGTGGACAAATCACAGCACCTTCTCCTGGGctcaacagccaatcacagcttcCCGCTGATTCCTTATGCACACTGTTGCACAGACACCTGACCCCGAGTTCACCTTCACAAAAGCACCTGACTTGCACCGCTGTTGACAAAACGATTACTCCTGACAAATCAGTGACGCAAACTTTACCATCAACTGATGACACTGTTTcacctgtaaacacaacacctgCCAACGTCACCGCACACTCACCTGCCAGCTCCCCTCAAAGGCAGAAGCCACCAATTTTGCACAAGAAGCCGGATGTCTCATCGACTtcacccaaaacaaacaaactactcACTGCAGCTAAAGATAAAGGGGAGGCATCACGAGGCACCACCGGGACCAGAAGCACCTTAGGGACCATCTGCGCCACAGGGATCATGGCTACCACAAGGGCTAGGAACACTTTAAATGGGACCATGGAGAACTGTGGTACCTCAGGAACTTGGGGAACCTCTGAGACCTGTAGCATCTACAGGAACTCATGGGTGTGTGGAGCTACCTCCACCCAGAATGGTAGCACCCAAACTGGGGCAACAGACCCCTGGATCATCAAGACAAGACTTCATAAGGACAATGAGAGAATGTTTCATAAGAGCATTATGAGATCATCGCtggctgaagatgaagaggaagaggagcaggagagggTGGAAGAGAGGGAGATGAAGACAACGGGGATGATGATGACGTCTTCCACCGCAAGGAAAAAGGACAAAgcaaggaagaggaggaagaggagggcagGCAGGAAGCTGctaatgatgtcatcagcaatGGAACCCTCCCCCTcttcatcgtcatcatcatcatcctcatcatcttcatcctcatctGGAGATGAACAAGATGTGGTGAAAGAGAGAACGATGCCAACaagtcagaggaggaggacaaagaCAGTATGCAATCAAGACACCAGTGACTCCGAGAGCTCCTGCACTCTGATTGGTCAAAGCAGGTGCTCCCTCAGCAGTGCGCTGTCCACCGACAGCTTGCAGGGGGAGCTGTCGCTTCCAGACCTCCTGATacaggaggatgaagaggaaaggaggagcaAGGAGGGAGCAGACAGTAGGAGGGAGGTGGTGAAGGAGGCCCAAGGACCTCCAGATGGTGAGTTGGGTTTACTGGAGTTGCACTTTGGCTTGAAACTACTAGATTGTTCCTTGTTATAGCACAGATGCATCAAATTGACCgcaaagaactagtggtgacaaaggccaactgttgcattgcctcaagtcacctgtgtctcagccaaaaagttacacttgaacacaccgcaaagactacagtcaGCAATTAACTAATatgtacgttctgcacctgtCAAAGCCAGTTCAAAACCACTCATATCACCCAGAAACCTATGGTCCTGGTAACCATGTGGATTCCACTTGACACGCTTCccccaaacactgttgcagaccaacgACACCTCTTCATGGCACAGGCACTCCCCAGTGGCACAAAACTGTTCGGGAATGGCACAATGAACGTGACAAATGTTCAAGGCATCaccctggcctccaaattccccagatcccaatcagATTGAGCATCTGTGGGTTGTGCTGGTACCCTAGAGGTACCCCAATCCActgtggggcctccttggatcgggCTTGGCTCTGActtgtcaaggcatggacacaggacctctgggagTGTCTGGCATCAGGGGGTTGGTGGCAGATCCTTTGAGTGCTGTTGGTTGTGAGGTGGCataccagcatgtcccacagatgcttgatcagattggaatctggggaatttggagaccaggttgacaccttgagctcttgtGTTCATTGAGCCATTCCTGCattgtggcatggtgcattgtcctgctagGGGAACACTGCCTTCGCCATGAGATGTCTTTGGCCtgtaacagtgtttgggtgggtggtgcatatcaggtggcatccacatgaaccTCAGGACCAAATGCTTCCCAGAGGAACATTTCATCGCACGTTATTCACTCGGTGGTTTTATGTTGTGCCTGATTGGTGTGCAGCTGCTAGATTTGACAGGAATGTGATATTGCAGACTTGGTTAATTCAGGCTCAGAATGAGTTCCACTTGGAGCTTGGGCTTCTGTTGGTACTTGGAATCAGACGCAGTACCTGTGTATCACGCTGAaatggtgagaacatgttggagcacctggaggaaaccagTCCTGACATGGGGAGAAAATGCAAACTCAGTGCACAGATGGGCTCCTACTGTTGTGTCTAATGCTTTGTTTCTCTGTCCAGCCGATGTGTTCGTCAGTGTTTCGGCAGATCAGATGTTTGTCTCCAGTCGACCACGGACGACAGAGGATCTGTTTGCTGTCATCCACAGGTAGGGAAACTCACTAACACACAATGCACACTGTTACTGGACAAATCTCATGTGTCTGCCTGCTTTCTCCCTCCGCCTCTGTGGAGCAGTGCAGTATGGGAAGGCACAGCGTGAATGCCATGGCAGGCAGGTAAAGATCACTGAATGTGTGGTAGATGGAGTTAAGTTCTTGACCCTGGGTGGCTGTAACCAGATAAATAATCGGttttccctttcctttccttttccccTGTTCCCTCTGTTAGGAAGCGTAGTTATGTCTTATCCCTGAAAGGAAGCATTCTGTCCATTTGTCTTTTTTGCCCAAATAGTAACCTCCTTCCTCGCTCCCCACCTTTTACAccgcctgttcaaggtgggaatgttACGCCGTTTTTCCATCTCACCGTTCATTATAAAAGGCATAATGGCAGAACTCGggaacagagttgtctcaccgtTAAACCGatggtggagctagaaacagcGGCGAGTCCACGTCTGTGTAGAAGGGACAGACTGCAGGACAGGAGGGAAGTGATGTTTTGATGAGGTATTATATGTGCAACCAACCACTAGGAaggcagcagttagcagctaactcagagGAAGAACAGCGgccgttagcagttagcagctaactcagacaagaagaacagcagctgttagcagttagcagctaactcagagaAATAGAagagcagctgttagcagttagcagccaactcaaagaagaagagcagcagccgttagcagttagcggcttaCTCAAAGCACAACAACAGCAgccgttagcagttagcagctaactcaaagaagaagaacagcagctgttaccAGTTAGCAGCCAACtcaaagtaaaaacagcagccgttagcagttagcaaccaactcaaagaagaagagcagcagccgttagcagttagcggcttaCTCAAAGCACAACAACAGCAgccgttagcagttagcagcttactcaaagaagaagaacagcagctgttaccAGTTAGCAGccaactcaaagaagaacagcagccattAGTAGTTATCAGCCaactcagagaagaagaacagtgactgtaagcagttagcagctaattcaaagaaaaagaacagcagctgttagcagttggCTTCGTTAGATCAGCCACCATGTAAAAGGGACGCTAAATGTTTGTCATCGTCGTGTTATGTCACTGTTTAAGTTACGCTAAAACGTCATGTCTGTCGTGCCTCTTTTACTTTTGGGGTGCCGACATGCTTtctgaaatcacacactgtcTTTTGATTCTGTTTTACAAAGTCACGGCGGCGTGAAGAGACTTCGTAGCAGCCCTGTCGGCTCCAGTTGCTCCCATATGTCTTGTCCCCTGACTTGGTTCTAACAGGGAACTTTTTTGTTTCCTGTGCCCCAAATTTGGAATTTCCTCAGAAGTCCGTCCCTGCGTTCACTCGAATCACAGCTTGTtattttgacttttgttttgtcACTCAGGACTGTTGAtctttctgtgtttgtctcAGGTCTAAGAGGAAGATGCTTGGAAGAAGGGATGCAGAAGATGGTAGGCTCCGTATCtcgtcttcttcctcctcttctgtttCTCCTTCGGACACACCCTCTGTCCCTCTTGCCCGTCTTACCCGACCTGCAGCACTCAGAGATCAAAGGTCAGCGAGAAGTGAAAGCTTTAAGgccctgctgctgaggaagGGTAGTCGGTCTGATTCATCGTCTCGAATCTCGGCTGTTGAACGGCTTGGCATActtgctgctcctgctgccatTGGTGACCTTCAGAGTGTGTCGCCACtgccaccgccaccgccaccgccaccaGACCTCCCTCAAGACAAACCCATGAGCGTGTCCTGTACCTCAGATACATGTGACACTAATACCCACCTCACTCTGGACGCACCTTTGTCCACAACGTCTCTGTGCAATCAGAGCTTCTCCATGATTGGATTCGGATGGGGGCAAAGGGATCTGAGCCACAatgacctcctcctctcctcctcctcctcctctcatttcctcttcctctcctcctcctccttgcgGCCTCGCTCCCTCACTCCCCCTTGCTCATCCAGTCGGCGCTTTGCAGCTCGCTGCCGCCTCTACGCTGCCCCTATGACAGCCATCTTCGAAGGggacagtgaggaggaggaagaggacgacGACGAGGTTTTCATGAAGTCTCCAGGAACCGAAGGAGAATCGAGC contains:
- the nhsl1a gene encoding NHS-like protein 1; the protein is MVLIGAAIKSVLKYLNKTRAGDRDSKWSVHYTTQKPQQGLLFVPGKRRSGSADDLRGQRLTGSSVSACNGLTQHGYSRTVGSQLHPPGPTPRPSSSGLDQSEGSKARRGWKDKSRRMSSACSDEEERFILNNTRPLTPLVLNPVHRTSCWEVFAPTYELTADTEIEPTPRLPTPEERMRQQAEAVPADIVPINITGASFDRQASFRKVVSNTDSLSRQPRNLSRRKTVTGVPDDVSRKRDSPSVSSILPGQFSTVGRTASSSCNSAHQQENKGEEVERGEVRVEGQVPARRIRAPRGRGMSSLMASLTSCPPVDYSSSSSEVHSLPRMATNSSLNSEASCSSASYRTLSASSSCCQSQDLQGFPSDLQPLLPFDPTARVIPQSPSSSSSSLPSSPVTSSLPSTPSRALQPEWSYPSNKSLNEAAQHRSSLSSSHYLSSSSIAESESGFGYQTLDDQTPTQQETWNYQPLSPSSSIHSSQTGSDWTGITQEMRCVSGEGWSCDPLLSSGRSTPSHADCNSLCSEKRPTSPLLNWEKRKHSTSSSYSCSSTRSISLRKSKRPPPPPLRSDSLRRRPGRSKPSRSSSSPRPVWSPHLEHTTHQTPASSPQTFDDPWVPRSSTKRRQSGFNCGTVTTFEPLSPDCQAATSTDDPTTEQLLPSSGHPHAHVFTPESPGSEEGLKLSLNPQPAASSVAGLQRLASPSSGYSSQSNTPTPGTPVSSPLSPSSPLAASPGAFSLPPTSPFSSLHSSSFPLCPAVSSVPRVMSQAEGKPKPPVPERKSSLFSSLSSSFSSTSSLSSCTSSDSSAKHPLLPAPPPPPPLPKSSSPSPPVFYSPFPESLPPPPPLPQPCQPAPSFTKLSAAPPPLPSSLPPPPPPPPPPPPLPPSSLPSPPPLPPSSRPPPPPYSYTVRQTSHGLVSTTSSSTNFPPPPTSPPLPPSSPLPPSSELSELPIADLPPPPPPPPPPLPASPATPLSPPGLGKSPNLYVKVATTPCPLVTAQALQGVKLRSIKNEKGLTSIMLTDAASADATPHNQADTLSADANHANTLPDLPNKEVPPGSAALANANLDSQASTEDTLVGAGSQNAACHLWSNEPNITLTGNANVNCPANGFAKRPGCKSDHDNHNLHNLTKRDVGTSKEESSYTNLVSIGGIAASPANQRCSGPKVTNGETPQDIQYNEQEKENSVPSSDSPWVKMPCGADINHKNTIIQHPFLHQPVTDITVPDTKLTVEKQGNTDSSYWTLSGTKQESHREGGTTLSESRDEIETHDKNNSEIWNGAADEVSAAYRDLKQSNRICQPGSSRKLRSPEKPTLPKKPNLCILGLMPSPEATQGPGGWKSGGQITAPSPGLNSQSQLPADSLCTLLHRHLTPSSPSQKHLTCTAVDKTITPDKSVTQTLPSTDDTVSPVNTTPANVTAHSPASSPQRQKPPILHKKPDVSSTSPKTNKLLTAAKDKGEASRGTTGTRSTLGTICATGIMATTRARNTLNGTMENCGTSGTWGTSETCSIYRNSWVCGATSTQNGSTQTGATDPWIIKTRLHKDNERMFHKSIMRSSLAEDEEEEEQERVEEREMKTTGMMMTSSTARKKDKARKRRKRRAGRKLLMMSSAMEPSPSSSSSSSSSSSSSSSGDEQDVVKERTMPTSQRRRTKTVCNQDTSDSESSCTLIGQSRCSLSSALSTDSLQGELSLPDLLIQEDEEERRSKEGADSRREVVKEAQGPPDADVFVSVSADQMFVSSRPRTTEDLFAVIHRSKRKMLGRRDAEDGRLRISSSSSSSVSPSDTPSVPLARLTRPAALRDQRSARSESFKALLLRKGSRSDSSSRISAVERLGILAAPAAIGDLQSVSPLPPPPPPPPDLPQDKPMSVSCTSDTCDTNTHLTLDAPLSTTSLCNQSFSMIGFGWGQRDLSHNDLLLSSSSSSHFLFLSSSSLRPRSLTPPCSSSRRFAARCRLYAAPMTAIFEGDSEEEEEDDDEVFMKSPGTEGESSQRLVKTS